One segment of Meriones unguiculatus strain TT.TT164.6M chromosome X, Bangor_MerUng_6.1, whole genome shotgun sequence DNA contains the following:
- the Ssr4 gene encoding translocon-associated protein subunit delta isoform X6, translating into MAAMASFGALALLLLSSLSCCSAEACLEPQITPSYYTTSDAVISTETVFIVEISLTCKNRVQNMALYADVSGKQFPVTRGQDVGRYQVSWSLEHKSAHAGTYEVRFFDEESYSLLRKHLPYRLREIMRTFPSSHPCSQSMWTIGVPGMGLGYQRRCWLQQLA; encoded by the exons ATGGCGGCGATGGCATCTTTCGGCGCCCTGGCGCTACTCCTGCTGTCCAGCCTATCTTGCTGCTCAG CAGAGGCCTGCCTGGAACCCCAGATCACCCCTTCTTACTATACAACTTCAGATGCCGTCATTTCTACAGAGACCGTATTCATCGTGGAGATCTCACTGACCTGCAAGAACAGGGTGCAG AACATGGCTCTTTATGCCGACGTAAGTGGAAAACAATTTCCTGTAACCCGGGGCCAGGATGTGGGCCGATATCAG GTGTCCTGGAGCCTGGAGCACAAGAGCGCCCATGCAGGTACCTATGAGGTCAGATTCTTCGATGAAGAGTCCTACAGTCTTTTAAGGAAG CACCTTCCTTACAGGCTCAGAGAAATAATGAGGACGTTTCCATCATCTCACCCCTGTTCACAGTCAATGTGGACCATCGG GGTACCTGGAATGGGCCTTGGGTATCAACGGAGGTGCTGGCTGCAGCAATTGGCATAG
- the Ssr4 gene encoding translocon-associated protein subunit delta isoform X2: MTQPACAGLVAEAAYASRFLVCSACSGRLVLFSSRQRRGNGGDGIFRRPGATPAVQPILLLRGLPGTPDHPFLLYNFRCRHFYRDRIHRGDLTDLQEQGAGFRRDEGTARPDPSKYFKSIFLTCLNMALYADVSGKQFPVTRGQDVGRYQVSWSLEHKSAHAGTYEVRFFDEESYSLLRKAQRNNEDVSIISPLFTVNVDHRGTWNGPWVSTEVLAAAIGIVVYYLAFSAKSHIQA, translated from the exons ATGACCCAGCCCGCCTGCGCAGGATTGGTTGCTGAGGCCGCTTACGCGTCGCGCTTCCTCGTCTGTTCCGCATGTTCGGGGCGGcttgttctcttttcctctcGGCAGAGAAGAGGCAATGGCGGCGATGGCATCTTTCGGCGCCCTGGCGCTACTCCTGCTGTCCAGCCTATCTTGCTGCTCAG AGGCCTGCCTGGAACCCCAGATCACCCCTTCTTACTATACAACTTCAGATGCCGTCATTTCTACAGAGACCGTATTCATCGTGGAGATCTCACTGACCTGCAAGAACAGGGTGCAG GGTTCAGGAGAGATGAGGGCACAGCGAGGCCAGATCCTAGCAAGTACTTCAAGAGCATTTTCCTGACCTGCTTG AACATGGCTCTTTATGCCGACGTAAGTGGAAAACAATTTCCTGTAACCCGGGGCCAGGATGTGGGCCGATATCAG GTGTCCTGGAGCCTGGAGCACAAGAGCGCCCATGCAGGTACCTATGAGGTCAGATTCTTCGATGAAGAGTCCTACAGTCTTTTAAGGAAG GCTCAGAGAAATAATGAGGACGTTTCCATCATCTCACCCCTGTTCACAGTCAATGTGGACCATCGG GGTACCTGGAATGGGCCTTGGGTATCAACGGAGGTGCTGGCTGCAGCAATTGGCATAGTGGTCTACTACCTAGCCTTCAGTGCAAAGAGCCACATCCAGGCCTGA
- the Idh3g gene encoding isocitrate dehydrogenase [NAD] subunit gamma, mitochondrial isoform X4, with translation MALKVAIAAGGAAKAVLKPALLCRPWEVLGTHEAPRRSISSPPSAKYGGRHTVTMIPGDGIGPELMLHVKSVFRHACVPVDFEEVHVSSNADEEDIRNAIMAIRRNRVALKGNIETNHNLPPSHKSRNNILRTSLDLYANVIHCKSLPGVVTRHKDIDILIVRENTEGEYSSLEHESVAGVVESLKIITKAKSLRIAEYAFKLAQETGRKKVTAVHKANIMKLGDGLFLQCCREVAAHYPQITFDSMIVDNTTMQLVSRPQQFDVMVMPNLYGNIVNNVCAGLVGGPGLVAGANYGHVYAVFETATRNTGKSIANKNIANPTATLLASCMMLDHLKLHSYATSIRKAVLASMDNENMHTPDIGGQGTTSQAIQDIIRHIRIINGRAVEA, from the exons ATGGCGCTGAAGGTGGCGATAGCTGCTGGTGGTGCTGCAAAGGCAGTGCTCAAGCCAGCTCTCCTCTGCCGTCCTTGGGAG GTTCTGGGTACCCATGAGGCCCCACGAAGGAGCATTTCCTCA cctccatctgctaagtATGGTGGGCGTCACACAGTGACTATGATCCCAGGGGATGGCATCGGCCCTGAGCTCATGTTGCATGTTAAGTCTGTATTCAG GCATGCGTGTGTGCCAGTGGACTTTGAAGAGGTGCATGTGAGCTCCAATGCTGATGAAGAGGACATCCGCAATGCCATCATGGCCATCCGCCGGAACCGTGTGGCACTGAAGG gCAATATTGAAACAAATCATAACCTGCCACCATCTCACAAATCCCGAAACAACATCCTTCG CACTAGCCTTGACCTCTATGCCAATGTCATCCACTGTAAGAGCTTGCCAGGAGTGGTGACTAGGCACAAGGACATAGACATCCTCATTGTGAGGGAAAACACAGAAGGCGAATACAGCAGCCTGGAGCATGAG AGTGTAGCAGGAGTAGTGGAGAGCTTGAAGATTATCACCAAGGCCAAGTCCCTGCGCATTGCAGAGTACGCTTTCAAGCTGGCTCAGGAGACTGGGCGTAAGAAAGTGACAGCTGTGCACAAGGCCAACATCAT GAAACTTGGTGATGGACTCTTCCTCCAGTGCTGCAGGGAAGTGGCAGCCCACTACCCACAGATCACCTTTGATAGCATGATTGTGGACAACACAACAATGCAG CTGGTATCCCGGCCTCAGCAGTTTGATGTCATGGTGATGCCTAATCTCTATGGTAACATTGTCAACAACGTCTGTGCAGGGCTTGTTGGAGGCCCAGGCCTTGTGGCTGGGGCCAACTATGGCCATGTGTATGCAGTGTTTGAGACA GCTACAAGGAACACAGGTAAAAGTATTGCCAATAAGAATATTGCTAACCCTACTGCCACACTGCTAGCAAGTTGCATGATGCTAGACCACCTCAA gCTCCACTCTTATGCCACCTCCATCCGCAAAGCTGTCTTAGCATCCATGGACAATGAAAAC ATGCATACCCCAGACATTGGAGGCCAGGGTACCACATCCCAAGCCATCCAGGACATCATTCGTCATATCCGCATCATTAATGGCCGGGCTGTGGAGGCTTAG
- the Ssr4 gene encoding translocon-associated protein subunit delta isoform X4, producing MAAMASFGALALLLLSSLSCCSEACLEPQITPSYYTTSDAVISTETVFIVEISLTCKNRVQNMALYADVSGKQFPVTRGQDVGRYQVSWSLEHKSAHAGTYEVRFFDEESYSLLRKAQRNNEDVSIISPLFTVNVDHRGTWNGPWVSTEVLAAAIGIVVYYLAFSAKSHIQA from the exons ATGGCGGCGATGGCATCTTTCGGCGCCCTGGCGCTACTCCTGCTGTCCAGCCTATCTTGCTGCTCAG AGGCCTGCCTGGAACCCCAGATCACCCCTTCTTACTATACAACTTCAGATGCCGTCATTTCTACAGAGACCGTATTCATCGTGGAGATCTCACTGACCTGCAAGAACAGGGTGCAG AACATGGCTCTTTATGCCGACGTAAGTGGAAAACAATTTCCTGTAACCCGGGGCCAGGATGTGGGCCGATATCAG GTGTCCTGGAGCCTGGAGCACAAGAGCGCCCATGCAGGTACCTATGAGGTCAGATTCTTCGATGAAGAGTCCTACAGTCTTTTAAGGAAG GCTCAGAGAAATAATGAGGACGTTTCCATCATCTCACCCCTGTTCACAGTCAATGTGGACCATCGG GGTACCTGGAATGGGCCTTGGGTATCAACGGAGGTGCTGGCTGCAGCAATTGGCATAGTGGTCTACTACCTAGCCTTCAGTGCAAAGAGCCACATCCAGGCCTGA
- the Ssr4 gene encoding translocon-associated protein subunit delta isoform X1 yields MTQPACAGLVAEAAYASRFLVCSACSGRLVLFSSRQRRGNGGDGIFRRPGATPAVQPILLLSRGLPGTPDHPFLLYNFRCRHFYRDRIHRGDLTDLQEQGAGFRRDEGTARPDPSKYFKSIFLTCLNMALYADVSGKQFPVTRGQDVGRYQVSWSLEHKSAHAGTYEVRFFDEESYSLLRKAQRNNEDVSIISPLFTVNVDHRGTWNGPWVSTEVLAAAIGIVVYYLAFSAKSHIQA; encoded by the exons ATGACCCAGCCCGCCTGCGCAGGATTGGTTGCTGAGGCCGCTTACGCGTCGCGCTTCCTCGTCTGTTCCGCATGTTCGGGGCGGcttgttctcttttcctctcGGCAGAGAAGAGGCAATGGCGGCGATGGCATCTTTCGGCGCCCTGGCGCTACTCCTGCTGTCCAGCCTATCTTGCTGCTCAG CAGAGGCCTGCCTGGAACCCCAGATCACCCCTTCTTACTATACAACTTCAGATGCCGTCATTTCTACAGAGACCGTATTCATCGTGGAGATCTCACTGACCTGCAAGAACAGGGTGCAG GGTTCAGGAGAGATGAGGGCACAGCGAGGCCAGATCCTAGCAAGTACTTCAAGAGCATTTTCCTGACCTGCTTG AACATGGCTCTTTATGCCGACGTAAGTGGAAAACAATTTCCTGTAACCCGGGGCCAGGATGTGGGCCGATATCAG GTGTCCTGGAGCCTGGAGCACAAGAGCGCCCATGCAGGTACCTATGAGGTCAGATTCTTCGATGAAGAGTCCTACAGTCTTTTAAGGAAG GCTCAGAGAAATAATGAGGACGTTTCCATCATCTCACCCCTGTTCACAGTCAATGTGGACCATCGG GGTACCTGGAATGGGCCTTGGGTATCAACGGAGGTGCTGGCTGCAGCAATTGGCATAGTGGTCTACTACCTAGCCTTCAGTGCAAAGAGCCACATCCAGGCCTGA
- the Idh3g gene encoding isocitrate dehydrogenase [NAD] subunit gamma, mitochondrial isoform X1, protein MALKVAIAAGGAAKAVLKPALLCRPWEAEFHTAQTSLEIDMFMRMIDFLILLPLPEVLGLQVLGTHEAPRRSISSQQTIPPSAKYGGRHTVTMIPGDGIGPELMLHVKSVFRHACVPVDFEEVHVSSNADEEDIRNAIMAIRRNRVALKGNIETNHNLPPSHKSRNNILRTSLDLYANVIHCKSLPGVVTRHKDIDILIVRENTEGEYSSLEHESVAGVVESLKIITKAKSLRIAEYAFKLAQETGRKKVTAVHKANIMKLGDGLFLQCCREVAAHYPQITFDSMIVDNTTMQLVSRPQQFDVMVMPNLYGNIVNNVCAGLVGGPGLVAGANYGHVYAVFETATRNTGKSIANKNIANPTATLLASCMMLDHLKLHSYATSIRKAVLASMDNENMHTPDIGGQGTTSQAIQDIIRHIRIINGRAVEA, encoded by the exons ATGGCGCTGAAGGTGGCGATAGCTGCTGGTGGTGCTGCAAAGGCAGTGCTCAAGCCAGCTCTCCTCTGCCGTCCTTGGGAG gCAGAGTTTCATACAGCCCAGACTTCCCTTGAGATCGATATGTTTATGAGGATGATTGACtttcttatcctcctgcctctacctgaggtgctaggactacag GTTCTGGGTACCCATGAGGCCCCACGAAGGAGCATTTCCTCA CAACAAACAATT cctccatctgctaagtATGGTGGGCGTCACACAGTGACTATGATCCCAGGGGATGGCATCGGCCCTGAGCTCATGTTGCATGTTAAGTCTGTATTCAG GCATGCGTGTGTGCCAGTGGACTTTGAAGAGGTGCATGTGAGCTCCAATGCTGATGAAGAGGACATCCGCAATGCCATCATGGCCATCCGCCGGAACCGTGTGGCACTGAAGG gCAATATTGAAACAAATCATAACCTGCCACCATCTCACAAATCCCGAAACAACATCCTTCG CACTAGCCTTGACCTCTATGCCAATGTCATCCACTGTAAGAGCTTGCCAGGAGTGGTGACTAGGCACAAGGACATAGACATCCTCATTGTGAGGGAAAACACAGAAGGCGAATACAGCAGCCTGGAGCATGAG AGTGTAGCAGGAGTAGTGGAGAGCTTGAAGATTATCACCAAGGCCAAGTCCCTGCGCATTGCAGAGTACGCTTTCAAGCTGGCTCAGGAGACTGGGCGTAAGAAAGTGACAGCTGTGCACAAGGCCAACATCAT GAAACTTGGTGATGGACTCTTCCTCCAGTGCTGCAGGGAAGTGGCAGCCCACTACCCACAGATCACCTTTGATAGCATGATTGTGGACAACACAACAATGCAG CTGGTATCCCGGCCTCAGCAGTTTGATGTCATGGTGATGCCTAATCTCTATGGTAACATTGTCAACAACGTCTGTGCAGGGCTTGTTGGAGGCCCAGGCCTTGTGGCTGGGGCCAACTATGGCCATGTGTATGCAGTGTTTGAGACA GCTACAAGGAACACAGGTAAAAGTATTGCCAATAAGAATATTGCTAACCCTACTGCCACACTGCTAGCAAGTTGCATGATGCTAGACCACCTCAA gCTCCACTCTTATGCCACCTCCATCCGCAAAGCTGTCTTAGCATCCATGGACAATGAAAAC ATGCATACCCCAGACATTGGAGGCCAGGGTACCACATCCCAAGCCATCCAGGACATCATTCGTCATATCCGCATCATTAATGGCCGGGCTGTGGAGGCTTAG
- the Ssr4 gene encoding translocon-associated protein subunit delta isoform X3: MAAMASFGALALLLLSSLSCCSAEACLEPQITPSYYTTSDAVISTETVFIVEISLTCKNRVQNMALYADVSGKQFPVTRGQDVGRYQVSWSLEHKSAHAGTYEVRFFDEESYSLLRKAQRNNEDVSIISPLFTVNVDHRGTWNGPWVSTEVLAAAIGIVVYYLAFSAKSHIQA, from the exons ATGGCGGCGATGGCATCTTTCGGCGCCCTGGCGCTACTCCTGCTGTCCAGCCTATCTTGCTGCTCAG CAGAGGCCTGCCTGGAACCCCAGATCACCCCTTCTTACTATACAACTTCAGATGCCGTCATTTCTACAGAGACCGTATTCATCGTGGAGATCTCACTGACCTGCAAGAACAGGGTGCAG AACATGGCTCTTTATGCCGACGTAAGTGGAAAACAATTTCCTGTAACCCGGGGCCAGGATGTGGGCCGATATCAG GTGTCCTGGAGCCTGGAGCACAAGAGCGCCCATGCAGGTACCTATGAGGTCAGATTCTTCGATGAAGAGTCCTACAGTCTTTTAAGGAAG GCTCAGAGAAATAATGAGGACGTTTCCATCATCTCACCCCTGTTCACAGTCAATGTGGACCATCGG GGTACCTGGAATGGGCCTTGGGTATCAACGGAGGTGCTGGCTGCAGCAATTGGCATAGTGGTCTACTACCTAGCCTTCAGTGCAAAGAGCCACATCCAGGCCTGA
- the Ssr4 gene encoding translocon-associated protein subunit delta isoform X5, producing the protein MALYADVSGKQFPVTRGQDVGRYQVSWSLEHKSAHAGTYEVRFFDEESYSLLRKAQRNNEDVSIISPLFTVNVDHRGTWNGPWVSTEVLAAAIGIVVYYLAFSAKSHIQA; encoded by the exons ATGGCTCTTTATGCCGACGTAAGTGGAAAACAATTTCCTGTAACCCGGGGCCAGGATGTGGGCCGATATCAG GTGTCCTGGAGCCTGGAGCACAAGAGCGCCCATGCAGGTACCTATGAGGTCAGATTCTTCGATGAAGAGTCCTACAGTCTTTTAAGGAAG GCTCAGAGAAATAATGAGGACGTTTCCATCATCTCACCCCTGTTCACAGTCAATGTGGACCATCGG GGTACCTGGAATGGGCCTTGGGTATCAACGGAGGTGCTGGCTGCAGCAATTGGCATAGTGGTCTACTACCTAGCCTTCAGTGCAAAGAGCCACATCCAGGCCTGA
- the Idh3g gene encoding isocitrate dehydrogenase [NAD] subunit gamma, mitochondrial isoform X3, whose translation MALKVAIAAGGAAKAVLKPALLCRPWEVLGTHEAPRRSISSQQTIPPSAKYGGRHTVTMIPGDGIGPELMLHVKSVFRHACVPVDFEEVHVSSNADEEDIRNAIMAIRRNRVALKGNIETNHNLPPSHKSRNNILRTSLDLYANVIHCKSLPGVVTRHKDIDILIVRENTEGEYSSLEHESVAGVVESLKIITKAKSLRIAEYAFKLAQETGRKKVTAVHKANIMKLGDGLFLQCCREVAAHYPQITFDSMIVDNTTMQLVSRPQQFDVMVMPNLYGNIVNNVCAGLVGGPGLVAGANYGHVYAVFETATRNTGKSIANKNIANPTATLLASCMMLDHLKLHSYATSIRKAVLASMDNENMHTPDIGGQGTTSQAIQDIIRHIRIINGRAVEA comes from the exons ATGGCGCTGAAGGTGGCGATAGCTGCTGGTGGTGCTGCAAAGGCAGTGCTCAAGCCAGCTCTCCTCTGCCGTCCTTGGGAG GTTCTGGGTACCCATGAGGCCCCACGAAGGAGCATTTCCTCA CAACAAACAATT cctccatctgctaagtATGGTGGGCGTCACACAGTGACTATGATCCCAGGGGATGGCATCGGCCCTGAGCTCATGTTGCATGTTAAGTCTGTATTCAG GCATGCGTGTGTGCCAGTGGACTTTGAAGAGGTGCATGTGAGCTCCAATGCTGATGAAGAGGACATCCGCAATGCCATCATGGCCATCCGCCGGAACCGTGTGGCACTGAAGG gCAATATTGAAACAAATCATAACCTGCCACCATCTCACAAATCCCGAAACAACATCCTTCG CACTAGCCTTGACCTCTATGCCAATGTCATCCACTGTAAGAGCTTGCCAGGAGTGGTGACTAGGCACAAGGACATAGACATCCTCATTGTGAGGGAAAACACAGAAGGCGAATACAGCAGCCTGGAGCATGAG AGTGTAGCAGGAGTAGTGGAGAGCTTGAAGATTATCACCAAGGCCAAGTCCCTGCGCATTGCAGAGTACGCTTTCAAGCTGGCTCAGGAGACTGGGCGTAAGAAAGTGACAGCTGTGCACAAGGCCAACATCAT GAAACTTGGTGATGGACTCTTCCTCCAGTGCTGCAGGGAAGTGGCAGCCCACTACCCACAGATCACCTTTGATAGCATGATTGTGGACAACACAACAATGCAG CTGGTATCCCGGCCTCAGCAGTTTGATGTCATGGTGATGCCTAATCTCTATGGTAACATTGTCAACAACGTCTGTGCAGGGCTTGTTGGAGGCCCAGGCCTTGTGGCTGGGGCCAACTATGGCCATGTGTATGCAGTGTTTGAGACA GCTACAAGGAACACAGGTAAAAGTATTGCCAATAAGAATATTGCTAACCCTACTGCCACACTGCTAGCAAGTTGCATGATGCTAGACCACCTCAA gCTCCACTCTTATGCCACCTCCATCCGCAAAGCTGTCTTAGCATCCATGGACAATGAAAAC ATGCATACCCCAGACATTGGAGGCCAGGGTACCACATCCCAAGCCATCCAGGACATCATTCGTCATATCCGCATCATTAATGGCCGGGCTGTGGAGGCTTAG
- the Idh3g gene encoding isocitrate dehydrogenase [NAD] subunit gamma, mitochondrial isoform X2 has translation MALKVAIAAGGAAKAVLKPALLCRPWEAEFHTAQTSLEIDMFMRMIDFLILLPLPEVLGLQVLGTHEAPRRSISSPPSAKYGGRHTVTMIPGDGIGPELMLHVKSVFRHACVPVDFEEVHVSSNADEEDIRNAIMAIRRNRVALKGNIETNHNLPPSHKSRNNILRTSLDLYANVIHCKSLPGVVTRHKDIDILIVRENTEGEYSSLEHESVAGVVESLKIITKAKSLRIAEYAFKLAQETGRKKVTAVHKANIMKLGDGLFLQCCREVAAHYPQITFDSMIVDNTTMQLVSRPQQFDVMVMPNLYGNIVNNVCAGLVGGPGLVAGANYGHVYAVFETATRNTGKSIANKNIANPTATLLASCMMLDHLKLHSYATSIRKAVLASMDNENMHTPDIGGQGTTSQAIQDIIRHIRIINGRAVEA, from the exons ATGGCGCTGAAGGTGGCGATAGCTGCTGGTGGTGCTGCAAAGGCAGTGCTCAAGCCAGCTCTCCTCTGCCGTCCTTGGGAG gCAGAGTTTCATACAGCCCAGACTTCCCTTGAGATCGATATGTTTATGAGGATGATTGACtttcttatcctcctgcctctacctgaggtgctaggactacag GTTCTGGGTACCCATGAGGCCCCACGAAGGAGCATTTCCTCA cctccatctgctaagtATGGTGGGCGTCACACAGTGACTATGATCCCAGGGGATGGCATCGGCCCTGAGCTCATGTTGCATGTTAAGTCTGTATTCAG GCATGCGTGTGTGCCAGTGGACTTTGAAGAGGTGCATGTGAGCTCCAATGCTGATGAAGAGGACATCCGCAATGCCATCATGGCCATCCGCCGGAACCGTGTGGCACTGAAGG gCAATATTGAAACAAATCATAACCTGCCACCATCTCACAAATCCCGAAACAACATCCTTCG CACTAGCCTTGACCTCTATGCCAATGTCATCCACTGTAAGAGCTTGCCAGGAGTGGTGACTAGGCACAAGGACATAGACATCCTCATTGTGAGGGAAAACACAGAAGGCGAATACAGCAGCCTGGAGCATGAG AGTGTAGCAGGAGTAGTGGAGAGCTTGAAGATTATCACCAAGGCCAAGTCCCTGCGCATTGCAGAGTACGCTTTCAAGCTGGCTCAGGAGACTGGGCGTAAGAAAGTGACAGCTGTGCACAAGGCCAACATCAT GAAACTTGGTGATGGACTCTTCCTCCAGTGCTGCAGGGAAGTGGCAGCCCACTACCCACAGATCACCTTTGATAGCATGATTGTGGACAACACAACAATGCAG CTGGTATCCCGGCCTCAGCAGTTTGATGTCATGGTGATGCCTAATCTCTATGGTAACATTGTCAACAACGTCTGTGCAGGGCTTGTTGGAGGCCCAGGCCTTGTGGCTGGGGCCAACTATGGCCATGTGTATGCAGTGTTTGAGACA GCTACAAGGAACACAGGTAAAAGTATTGCCAATAAGAATATTGCTAACCCTACTGCCACACTGCTAGCAAGTTGCATGATGCTAGACCACCTCAA gCTCCACTCTTATGCCACCTCCATCCGCAAAGCTGTCTTAGCATCCATGGACAATGAAAAC ATGCATACCCCAGACATTGGAGGCCAGGGTACCACATCCCAAGCCATCCAGGACATCATTCGTCATATCCGCATCATTAATGGCCGGGCTGTGGAGGCTTAG